The Gloeocapsopsis sp. IPPAS B-1203 region ATAGCTACAGTATCTGCTGCCTCTAAAGACATAGTTCGGATCGGCTGGATTCCTTTACGGAGTTTAGACAAGAAATCGATATCTATAGCTAGTAAACTAAGTGCTTCTGCCCAAGCTGGAATATTAGTAGGAGGTAGTAATAAACCGTCTACATTATGTTTGATTAGTTCATTAACTCCCCCTACATCTGAGCCTAATACAGGCAACCCTAGAGCGTGAGCTTCTAAAACAGCCATTGGTCTGACATCAAACCATTGTGCCGGTAAAGCTAAAACATCATATTTGGCTAACACTGTAGGTAATTCATCTCTTGTCAAAGTTTGAGCAACATGAATTCGAGGTTCATTTTCAATACTCTTGAGGATTTCTTGTCTATATTTTTCTTCATCAACTGCACTACCATGAATTGTTAATTCAATTGGTACACTAGTGGGTAATGATTTGATTGCTTCTACAATAATATGAATTCCCTTGTTACGATTCCAGCGCCCTAAAAAGACAACTTTTAAAGTCTTATTACTTTCTCGTTCTTTATTTTGGCTTGATGCTAGGAAAAAATCAGGTACACCTGTTTTACAAATAAGTAACTTTTCTTGAGGAACTCCATTAAGTAATAATGTTTCATATAGTCGCTCACTCAGCGTAACAATGCGATCTGCAAACTTTGCCATTTCTAACAAGCCATTTCTGCGAGCAACTACGTAAGCTGGTAGAGAAAGTGGAGTTAGCAATCCTGTTACATTTGTATTAACTTGAACTGGTACTTTGTCTAATTGATGTATCAGCCCACTTACCAGATTACTGATAAATAAAGGTGTATTAGCCAAGTTTCTAATTGCTACATCTGAAAGAGATTTTGGC contains the following coding sequences:
- a CDS encoding glycosyltransferase, coding for MKTIQAVARYLPEKCGGIQIRLSELLPLLQTYGVESKIAAAQDSKCENTYIHNGIEVYRYPVFPTPKAEPNHGESPHGKFEFFAHWLKEQKADIYHQHQWTPKCGLSHLRLAKELGMATIVSIRLPTPVCQRETLMLNGQEVCDGKIDEVRCSRCCGVPKSLSDVAIRNLANTPLFISNLVSGLIHQLDKVPVQVNTNVTGLLTPLSLPAYVVARRNGLLEMAKFADRIVTLSERLYETLLLNGVPQEKLLICKTGVPDFFLASSQNKERESNKTLKVVFLGRWNRNKGIHIIVEAIKSLPTSVPIELTIHGSAVDEEKYRQEILKSIENEPRIHVAQTLTRDELPTVLAKYDVLALPAQWFDVRPMAVLEAHALGLPVLGSDVGGVNELIKHNVDGLLLPPTNIPAWAEALSLLAIDIDFLSKLRKGIQPIRTMSLEAADTVAIYQNLLASNK